Proteins encoded together in one Kitasatospora albolonga window:
- a CDS encoding transcriptional regulator, which yields MRTIDPMWHSPKARALVARHELGALIRIGREERGWRQADLGLRIGCSASTVSRLEQRGHHADLRLLRRAASEVGLPTDVLAECLGLARPTATRVAPVGPRVEEDPMRRRTLLTAAGLAAPVQLLAGMDTALAAMPDPTGSSVPLDVRLTEARSAFDAAHNTHLLKVLPGLLADAHDGVRQARTDVAYRRLSSAYSLASQVLTKVGRYEQSRLTADRASVYAELSGSPLAIATAARELSIVLRHQNQPVAAQRLILDAVAQVEATGLTTGAQASAYAQMLCTTSYTAAVAGDRHQAVTLIREASRAARGLPADPPAGRLFSVTPASVDLYAVSVHWALGDAGAALEAGRGLRAAQFTTAERRSRMHTDLARAWWQWGKPEQTTTELLSAVRVSPGEVRDRPAIRQMVTEIHARHPRTTGIRELARAAGLRSI from the coding sequence ATGCGCACCATCGATCCGATGTGGCACTCGCCGAAGGCAAGGGCGCTCGTCGCCCGTCACGAGCTGGGGGCGCTCATCCGCATAGGGCGCGAAGAACGGGGGTGGCGGCAGGCGGACCTCGGCCTACGGATCGGGTGCTCGGCATCCACCGTGTCCCGTCTGGAGCAGCGTGGGCACCATGCCGATCTGCGGCTCCTCCGCAGGGCGGCCTCGGAAGTCGGCTTGCCTACAGATGTTCTGGCGGAGTGTCTGGGGCTGGCGAGGCCCACAGCCACTAGGGTTGCGCCGGTAGGTCCACGAGTGGAGGAGGACCCGATGCGCCGCCGCACCCTGCTCACCGCAGCCGGCCTGGCCGCCCCGGTCCAGCTGCTCGCGGGAATGGACACGGCCTTGGCCGCCATGCCGGATCCCACAGGGTCCTCTGTCCCCCTGGATGTCCGCCTCACAGAGGCGCGTTCCGCTTTCGACGCCGCCCACAACACCCACCTGCTCAAGGTGCTCCCAGGGCTTCTGGCCGACGCGCATGACGGCGTACGGCAGGCACGCACCGACGTGGCGTACCGCAGGCTCTCATCCGCCTACAGCCTCGCCTCGCAGGTCCTGACGAAGGTGGGTCGTTACGAGCAGTCCCGGCTGACCGCCGACCGCGCGTCCGTATACGCCGAGCTGTCCGGCTCCCCGCTCGCCATCGCAACCGCCGCCCGCGAACTGAGCATCGTACTCCGCCACCAGAATCAGCCCGTAGCCGCACAGCGCCTCATTCTCGACGCCGTAGCGCAGGTGGAGGCAACGGGGCTCACGACGGGTGCCCAGGCGTCCGCCTACGCGCAGATGCTCTGCACCACCTCGTACACCGCTGCGGTCGCAGGTGACCGGCATCAGGCCGTCACGTTGATCCGGGAGGCATCACGGGCTGCCCGTGGCCTCCCGGCCGACCCACCTGCGGGGCGTCTGTTCTCCGTCACCCCTGCCTCTGTCGACCTCTATGCCGTGAGCGTCCACTGGGCGCTCGGTGACGCCGGTGCGGCACTCGAAGCAGGTCGGGGCCTGCGCGCCGCGCAGTTCACGACGGCTGAGCGCCGCAGCCGCATGCACACGGACCTCGCGCGAGCCTGGTGGCAGTGGGGCAAGCCGGAGCAGACCACCACCGAGCTTCTGTCCGCAGTACGTGTCTCACCGGGCGAGGTACGGGATCGTCCGGCCATCCGACAGATGGTCACCGAGATTCATGCACGTCACCCCCGGACCACAGGCATTCGGGAGCTGGCGAGGGCAGCAGGGCTGCGCTCCATCTGA
- a CDS encoding methyltransferase, which produces MDAPVAPEWERAAWNVPRSAFVPERVFLGENLEPCNRADAPETWLRAVYANDSVVTQINDGEDPDDGERWASSSASAPSIVFRMLHMLDVHEGHRVLEIGTGTGWNAGLLAHVAGPGNVTTVEVDPALARKAGQRLRKEGVTAAVVTGDGAEGYADNAPYDRLVATCSVRSVPRPWVDQVKPGGVILTPWESPWVCYGLLRMTVNDSGSASGPFSPHSAFMLMRNQRSNLRIFRDVVLDDHRPDESTTTLPPWRVAGDDLAAQFAMGLQLRDVWWAWHDNPDVEGVASRLWVATTDATSWAAVDWDGKSDDRFTVWQHGPRPLWSEVEAAHAWWLLHDRPGPQRFGLTVSVTGESAWLDHPDQPIPATG; this is translated from the coding sequence ATGGACGCGCCGGTGGCTCCCGAATGGGAGCGTGCGGCATGGAATGTTCCCCGGTCCGCGTTCGTCCCCGAGCGCGTCTTTCTGGGTGAGAACCTGGAGCCGTGCAACCGGGCGGACGCCCCGGAAACGTGGCTCCGCGCCGTCTACGCCAACGATTCCGTCGTGACGCAGATCAACGACGGCGAGGACCCCGACGACGGCGAGCGGTGGGCGTCATCGTCCGCGAGCGCCCCGAGCATCGTGTTCCGGATGCTGCACATGCTCGACGTGCACGAGGGACACAGGGTCCTGGAGATCGGCACCGGAACCGGGTGGAACGCGGGTCTCCTGGCCCATGTCGCCGGCCCGGGGAACGTGACGACCGTGGAAGTCGACCCCGCGTTGGCGAGGAAAGCCGGGCAACGTCTGCGAAAAGAAGGCGTCACCGCTGCCGTGGTGACCGGGGACGGGGCCGAGGGGTACGCGGACAACGCGCCGTACGACCGGCTCGTGGCGACGTGCTCCGTGCGGTCGGTCCCCCGTCCGTGGGTCGACCAGGTGAAGCCCGGGGGCGTCATCCTCACCCCGTGGGAAAGTCCGTGGGTCTGCTACGGGCTGCTCCGCATGACGGTGAACGACAGCGGAAGCGCGTCGGGTCCGTTCTCGCCGCACTCCGCGTTCATGCTCATGAGGAACCAGCGCAGCAACCTGCGGATCTTCCGCGACGTGGTACTCGACGACCACCGGCCCGACGAGTCGACCACCACCCTCCCGCCGTGGCGGGTGGCCGGAGACGATCTCGCCGCGCAGTTCGCCATGGGGCTACAGCTCCGTGACGTGTGGTGGGCGTGGCACGACAACCCGGACGTGGAAGGGGTGGCGTCCCGGCTGTGGGTCGCGACGACCGACGCCACGTCGTGGGCTGCCGTGGACTGGGACGGGAAGTCGGACGACCGGTTCACGGTATGGCAGCACGGACCACGCCCGCTCTGGAGCGAAGTGGAAGCCGCACACGCCTGGTGGCTGCTGCACGACCGTCCCGGGCCCCAGCGGTTCGGCCTGACCGTGAGCGTCACGGGAGAGTCCGCATGGCTGGACCATCCCGATCAGCCCATTCCGGCCACCGGCTGA
- a CDS encoding transcriptional regulator codes for MAVSASSSAQQARQALAKRLADLCRDAGLTGLDLAERCGWSRSKSSRIMNARTPPSADDIRAWCQACGAEDQTEDLIASLRTAEGMWVNWRRMERAGLKQAQEARLPLYQRTRRFRSYSSWLVPGMIQTQPYTMAALQAIQRRRGLVDDVADAVAARMERQRVLYEGDRRFAFLVEESVLRAGIGGAEVMSGQLGHLISAASLPHVSLGVVPMRPDRERWPAEGFWIYDTNQVNVELISGYLTITQPSEVAMYAEAFAELAALAVYGAAARALITSALDALG; via the coding sequence ATGGCTGTCTCCGCATCTTCCAGTGCCCAGCAGGCCCGGCAGGCCCTCGCGAAACGTCTCGCGGATCTCTGCCGGGATGCCGGGCTGACCGGTCTCGACCTGGCAGAGCGCTGCGGGTGGAGCCGGTCCAAGTCGTCCCGAATCATGAACGCCAGGACACCCCCGTCCGCTGACGACATTCGGGCCTGGTGTCAGGCGTGCGGTGCCGAGGACCAGACCGAGGACTTGATCGCCTCGCTGCGGACCGCTGAGGGCATGTGGGTCAACTGGCGCCGCATGGAACGGGCCGGGCTCAAGCAGGCGCAGGAAGCGCGCTTGCCGCTGTATCAGCGGACCCGCCGTTTCCGGTCCTACTCGTCGTGGCTCGTGCCCGGCATGATCCAGACGCAGCCGTACACCATGGCAGCACTCCAAGCGATCCAGCGGCGGCGCGGCCTGGTGGACGATGTGGCCGACGCCGTAGCCGCCCGCATGGAACGTCAGCGGGTGCTGTACGAAGGCGATCGGCGGTTCGCGTTCCTGGTTGAAGAGTCCGTGTTGCGGGCCGGAATCGGCGGCGCCGAGGTCATGTCCGGGCAGCTTGGTCACCTGATCTCGGCGGCCTCGCTTCCCCATGTCAGCTTGGGAGTTGTGCCCATGCGACCCGATCGGGAGCGCTGGCCGGCTGAGGGGTTCTGGATCTACGACACGAACCAGGTCAACGTCGAATTGATCTCTGGATACCTCACGATCACGCAGCCCAGCGAGGTGGCCATGTACGCCGAGGCGTTCGCCGAACTGGCGGCACTGGCTGTCTATGGGGCCGCCGCTCGCGCGCTGATCACTTCGGCGCTGGATGCTCTCGGATAA
- a CDS encoding precorrin-4 C(11)-methyltransferase, whose protein sequence is MTVYFIGAGPGAADLITVRGARLLAASPVCLYAGSLVPVELLAECPEGARLVDTANLDIDQITEELVRAHADGHDVARLHSGDPSVFSAVNEQMKRLDEAGVPYEVVPGVPAFAAAAASLKRELTVPTVGQTVILTRIAQRATAMPPGEDLATLGRSGALIVLHLAARYVDRVVEELLPHYGADCPAAVVAMASRPDEIVLRGTLDSIAEQVKAAGVIRTAVIMVGRTLGAEQFRDSHLYSPGRDRGACGS, encoded by the coding sequence ATGACGGTGTACTTCATCGGCGCGGGCCCGGGTGCCGCCGACCTGATCACGGTGCGCGGCGCCCGCCTCCTCGCCGCCAGTCCGGTCTGCCTGTACGCGGGCAGCCTGGTCCCGGTCGAGCTGCTGGCCGAGTGCCCGGAGGGCGCCCGCCTGGTCGACACGGCGAACCTGGACATCGACCAGATCACCGAGGAGCTCGTACGGGCCCACGCGGACGGCCACGACGTGGCGCGGCTGCACTCGGGGGACCCGTCGGTGTTCAGCGCGGTGAACGAGCAGATGAAGCGGCTGGACGAGGCGGGCGTGCCGTACGAGGTGGTACCCGGCGTCCCCGCGTTCGCCGCGGCGGCCGCCTCCCTGAAGCGGGAGCTGACGGTCCCCACGGTCGGCCAGACGGTCATCCTGACCCGCATCGCCCAGCGCGCCACCGCCATGCCGCCCGGCGAGGACCTGGCCACCCTGGGCCGCAGCGGTGCCCTGATCGTCCTGCACCTGGCGGCCCGCTACGTGGACCGGGTGGTGGAGGAGCTGCTCCCGCACTACGGGGCGGACTGCCCGGCGGCGGTGGTCGCGATGGCGTCCCGCCCGGACGAGATCGTGCTGCGGGGGACGCTGGACTCGATCGCGGAGCAGGTGAAGGCGGCGGGGGTGATCAGGACGGCGGTCATCATGGTGGGGCGGACGCTGGGGGCGGAGCAGTTCCGGGACAGCCACCTCTACTCGCCGGGGCGGGACCGGGGAGCCTGCGGTTCCTGA
- a CDS encoding ubiquinone/menaquinone biosynthesis protein: protein MLRGRCGGCGGQARIWAVTSTSSSPADALDRWYHYGTSSAGRRAVGRLYWDWYQRRGPGDDLLGDLTGRTVAELGAGAGHQAAYVAAELRARRVIAIDSSAAQHSRGRGLYEDVPGLDFVHGDAAAYLQDHPSSLDTAYSVFGALDFSDPRTVLPAAAVALRPGGTLVFSTLAHYRTGAPPETDCRPADIPTRLPDGSPGTMRRWVLEPAVWTKLLDEHGFDLVDSDAVHDPGADGESPVATGLFRARRRGRRAC from the coding sequence ATGCTGCGAGGCCGCTGCGGTGGTTGCGGCGGGCAGGCCAGGATATGGGCCGTGACGTCGACCTCATCCTCTCCGGCAGACGCCCTTGACCGCTGGTACCACTACGGGACCTCCTCAGCCGGGCGACGCGCTGTTGGCCGTCTGTACTGGGACTGGTACCAGCGCAGGGGCCCGGGGGACGACCTGCTGGGTGACCTCACCGGTCGTACGGTCGCGGAACTGGGTGCAGGGGCCGGTCACCAGGCTGCCTATGTCGCCGCCGAGTTGAGAGCTCGGCGCGTCATCGCGATCGACAGCTCCGCCGCTCAGCACAGTCGCGGCCGTGGCCTCTACGAGGACGTGCCCGGGCTGGACTTCGTGCACGGCGACGCTGCCGCGTACCTCCAGGACCACCCGTCCAGCCTCGACACCGCCTACAGCGTCTTCGGCGCGCTCGACTTCAGCGACCCCCGGACCGTGCTCCCGGCCGCCGCGGTGGCGCTCCGGCCCGGCGGCACCCTGGTGTTCTCCACGCTCGCCCACTACCGAACGGGCGCGCCGCCCGAGACCGACTGTCGGCCCGCCGACATTCCGACCCGTCTGCCCGACGGCAGTCCGGGCACCATGCGGCGGTGGGTCCTGGAACCGGCGGTATGGACGAAGCTGCTGGACGAGCACGGGTTCGACCTCGTGGATTCCGACGCCGTCCACGATCCGGGGGCTGATGGCGAGTCACCGGTGGCGACTGGTCTCTTCCGTGCGAGGAGGCGTGGGCGGCGGGCCTGCTGA
- a CDS encoding cobalamin biosynthesis bifunctional protein CbiET, with amino-acid sequence MSAAPSVIPPPHPVSVVGIGADGWSGLSGGAREALRGAEVLIGGARQLELLPPECAGVRVAWPSPLRPAVPRLLAEHRERRIAVLASGDPMFYGIGRALAEELGPEGLYVLPHPSSTSYACARLGWPLEDTEVVTLVGRPAARLVASLHEGRRLLVLSADATTPATVAALLTSHGFGPSRMRVLEQLGSEAEAYADGIAESWAHAPGDRLNVIAVECWATADALRLGAVPGLPDEAYEHDGQLTKRHIRAATLGALAPAPGELLWDVGGGSGSIAIEWMRAHGSCRAVSVERDPARAERITRNAERLGVPGLRVVTGRAPAALTELPTPDAVFIGGGLTAAGLLDACWEALRPGGRLVANTVTLESEALLGERYRLYGGELTRLAVAHAVPVGGFTGWRQAMPVTQWSVRKSSAPVSASVPVPGDRT; translated from the coding sequence GTGTCTGCCGCCCCCTCCGTGATTCCGCCCCCGCACCCCGTCTCCGTCGTGGGGATCGGCGCGGACGGCTGGTCCGGCCTGTCCGGCGGGGCGCGGGAGGCGCTGCGGGGCGCGGAGGTGCTGATCGGCGGGGCGCGCCAGCTGGAGCTGCTTCCGCCGGAGTGCGCGGGCGTACGGGTGGCGTGGCCGTCGCCGTTGCGCCCCGCCGTGCCCCGGCTGCTCGCCGAGCACCGGGAGCGCCGGATCGCGGTGCTGGCCAGCGGGGACCCGATGTTCTACGGGATCGGGCGCGCGCTCGCGGAGGAGCTGGGGCCGGAGGGGCTGTACGTGCTGCCGCACCCGTCCTCCACCTCGTACGCCTGCGCGCGGCTGGGCTGGCCGCTGGAGGACACGGAGGTCGTGACGCTGGTGGGCCGTCCGGCGGCCCGCCTCGTCGCCTCCCTCCACGAGGGCCGGAGGCTGCTGGTCCTGAGCGCGGACGCGACGACACCCGCCACGGTGGCCGCCCTCCTCACGTCCCACGGCTTCGGCCCGAGCCGGATGCGGGTGCTGGAGCAGTTGGGCAGCGAGGCGGAGGCGTACGCGGACGGCATCGCGGAGAGCTGGGCGCACGCCCCCGGGGACCGGCTGAACGTCATCGCGGTCGAGTGCTGGGCGACGGCGGACGCGCTGCGGTTGGGCGCGGTCCCGGGCCTGCCGGACGAGGCGTACGAGCACGACGGCCAGCTCACCAAGCGTCACATCCGGGCGGCCACGCTCGGGGCCTTGGCGCCCGCGCCCGGCGAACTGCTCTGGGACGTGGGCGGCGGCTCGGGCTCGATCGCGATCGAGTGGATGCGGGCCCATGGATCGTGCCGGGCGGTGAGCGTGGAGCGGGACCCTGCGAGGGCGGAGCGGATCACCCGTAACGCGGAACGCCTGGGGGTGCCGGGGCTGCGCGTCGTGACCGGCCGGGCTCCCGCCGCCCTGACCGAACTGCCCACCCCCGACGCGGTGTTCATCGGCGGCGGCCTGACGGCGGCGGGTCTGCTCGACGCGTGCTGGGAGGCGCTGCGCCCCGGCGGCCGGCTGGTCGCGAACACGGTGACGCTGGAGTCGGAGGCGCTGCTGGGGGAGCGGTACCGGTTGTACGGCGGTGAGCTGACCCGGCTCGCGGTGGCGCACGCGGTCCCGGTGGGCGGGTTCACGGGCTGGCGCCAGGCGATGCCGGTGACGCAGTGGTCGGTACGCAAATCCTCAGCCCCCGTCTCAGCCTCAGTCCCAGTCCCAGGAGATCGAACATGA
- a CDS encoding threonine synthase encodes MTTISLATGQRSLADPDIGYPLWPPLTHGCPRTSSDTMSYPLEIDYDYTRVTSDFITGQGRPRSGLDRWAPLLPPLAAPGLGEGGTPLIEIGDGVYVKDESRNPTWSHKDRLNRCTVSAAVAVGAPGVVVASSGNHGASAAAYAARAGLRCVVLGSSEVPPAVASFLSAYGAVVLPVETAHRWPLTERIAEEFGFHPVSNLTQFHTGHAFGPEGYKTVAYEIAADLGEPGAVFVPTGYGELLFGIWKGFAELHRLGLVSRVPRLFSCEPAAGGPLASALRQGLPATRVDMADTEAYGIACPVNSYRGVRAITGSEGRALTVDDEAMHRAQAELAGQGLWVELSSAAGLAGLRTLPDDETVEGPVVCVTTSSGFKDTHVGDHHLTPVDPSWDQVRARLRAAGIRG; translated from the coding sequence ATGACCACGATTTCCCTGGCCACCGGTCAACGTTCCCTCGCCGACCCGGACATCGGCTATCCGCTGTGGCCGCCGCTGACGCATGGCTGCCCCCGGACCAGCTCGGACACCATGTCGTACCCCCTGGAGATCGACTACGACTACACCCGTGTGACGTCCGACTTCATCACCGGGCAGGGGCGGCCGCGCTCCGGCCTGGACCGCTGGGCTCCCCTGCTGCCGCCGCTGGCCGCGCCCGGACTGGGGGAGGGCGGAACCCCGCTGATCGAGATCGGCGACGGGGTGTACGTGAAGGACGAGTCGCGCAACCCCACGTGGAGCCACAAGGACCGGCTCAACCGCTGCACGGTGAGCGCCGCCGTGGCCGTGGGCGCTCCGGGCGTGGTCGTGGCGTCCTCGGGCAACCACGGTGCCTCCGCGGCGGCCTACGCGGCACGGGCCGGGCTGCGCTGTGTGGTGCTCGGCTCGTCCGAAGTGCCGCCCGCCGTCGCGTCGTTCCTCAGCGCGTACGGGGCGGTGGTGCTGCCCGTCGAGACCGCCCACCGATGGCCGCTGACCGAGCGGATCGCCGAGGAGTTCGGCTTCCACCCCGTCAGCAACCTCACGCAGTTCCACACCGGGCACGCCTTCGGGCCCGAGGGGTACAAGACGGTCGCGTACGAGATCGCGGCCGACCTCGGGGAGCCGGGCGCGGTCTTCGTGCCCACCGGCTACGGCGAGCTGCTCTTCGGCATCTGGAAGGGGTTCGCGGAGCTTCACCGCCTCGGCCTCGTCTCCCGCGTCCCGCGCCTGTTCAGCTGCGAACCGGCCGCCGGGGGCCCGCTCGCGTCGGCCCTGCGCCAGGGCCTGCCCGCCACGAGGGTCGATATGGCGGACACGGAGGCGTACGGCATCGCCTGCCCGGTGAACAGCTACCGCGGCGTGCGCGCGATCACCGGCAGCGAAGGCCGCGCGCTGACGGTCGACGACGAGGCGATGCACCGCGCCCAGGCGGAACTCGCCGGGCAGGGCCTGTGGGTGGAGCTGTCCTCCGCGGCGGGTCTCGCGGGCCTGCGCACCCTGCCGGACGACGAGACCGTCGAGGGCCCGGTGGTGTGCGTCACCACATCCAGTGGCTTCAAGGACACCCACGTGGGCGACCATCACCTCACGCCGGTGGACCCGTCGTGGGACCAGGTGCGGGCGCGGCTGCGGGCAGCGGGCATCCGGGGCTGA
- a CDS encoding Fe-S cluster assembly protein HesB gives MTKSDKGSRSGKTDSGKDITLRIAQQPEADELLARSPLAALVGMLLDQQVPMEWAFTGPYTLAERMGSDDLDAGEIAAYDPEAFTALFTTKPALHRYPGSMAQRVQQLCQYLVAEYEGDASAVWRDAGTGEELLRRLNALPGFGTQKAQIFLALLGKQFGVRPTGWRAAAGAYGEDGSRRSVADITGPESLAEVRAYKQEAKAAAKAAKAAKTKPGAAARTAKTETNAQAKTAKAPKDPKAPRA, from the coding sequence ATGACCAAGAGCGACAAAGGCAGCCGCAGCGGCAAGACGGACAGCGGCAAGGACATCACCCTGCGGATCGCCCAGCAGCCGGAGGCGGACGAGCTCCTCGCCCGCAGCCCGCTCGCCGCCCTCGTCGGCATGCTGCTGGACCAACAGGTGCCGATGGAGTGGGCGTTCACGGGCCCGTACACGCTGGCGGAGCGGATGGGCTCGGACGACCTGGACGCGGGGGAGATCGCCGCGTACGACCCCGAGGCGTTCACCGCCCTCTTCACCACCAAACCGGCCCTCCACCGCTACCCCGGTTCCATGGCGCAGCGGGTCCAGCAGCTGTGCCAGTACCTGGTGGCGGAGTACGAGGGGGACGCGAGCGCGGTGTGGCGGGACGCCGGGACCGGGGAGGAGCTGCTGCGGCGGCTGAACGCGCTGCCGGGGTTCGGCACCCAGAAGGCCCAGATCTTCCTGGCGCTGCTCGGCAAGCAGTTCGGCGTACGTCCGACGGGGTGGCGGGCGGCGGCGGGGGCGTACGGGGAGGACGGGTCGCGCCGGTCGGTCGCAGACATCACGGGGCCGGAGTCGCTCGCGGAGGTACGCGCGTACAAGCAGGAGGCGAAAGCGGCGGCCAAGGCAGCCAAGGCGGCGAAGACGAAACCGGGCGCAGCGGCCAGAACAGCGAAGACGGAAACGAACGCTCAGGCGAAGACAGCGAAAGCCCCGAAAGACCCGAAAGCACCGCGTGCGTAG
- a CDS encoding NUDIX hydrolase, with amino-acid sequence MLLCMSDNRQENPSAPLHSVSVAGVVVREDGRVLAIKRADNGTWEPPGGVLELAEAPEDGVRREVYEETGIKVQVDRLTGVYKNTSRGIVALVFRCRAEGGHEQLSDEAMAVEWLTPGEATSRMAEVYAVRVTDALLDGAPRVRAHDGRRLARGA; translated from the coding sequence ATTCTCCTGTGTATGAGTGATAACCGTCAGGAGAACCCGTCGGCGCCGCTCCACTCCGTGTCCGTGGCCGGAGTGGTCGTCCGGGAGGACGGACGGGTGCTCGCGATCAAGCGGGCCGACAACGGGACCTGGGAACCGCCCGGGGGCGTGCTCGAACTGGCCGAGGCGCCCGAGGACGGTGTACGGCGCGAGGTCTATGAGGAGACCGGCATCAAGGTCCAGGTGGACCGGCTCACCGGGGTCTACAAGAACACCTCCCGAGGCATCGTCGCCCTGGTCTTCCGCTGCCGTGCCGAAGGCGGTCACGAGCAACTGTCCGACGAGGCCATGGCAGTTGAGTGGCTTACTCCGGGCGAGGCGACCAGCCGGATGGCTGAGGTCTACGCGGTCCGGGTCACCGATGCCCTGCTGGACGGTGCGCCCCGCGTGCGTGCGCATGATGGCCGGAGGCTTGCTCGGGGCGCTTGA